The genome window CCTTCATCACCTGCTTTCCAATAAGCGTACTGATTGGGGACTGCAAGTCAATTATCTTAACATTACCAATCTCTCCTACTCCTTTCACGGATGTAATAACAGTACACATGTCAAAATCATCAGCAAAAGGAATGAATGCCCCATCTGCTCTCACAAATGTCTCTGCAATAACATGAAATCCGGATGAATAAGTGTTTCTCTTCCTtcctttccttctctcttctaaAAAATGTGTTTGTCTCTGGTATTAGCAAGCCTAAGGAAAGATAGCCTTACCATTAAATAATCAAACCACATAATTTTATGTTAATTACCAAAATGTTGTGCCAGACTTTGATAAAggattccaaaaaaaaaaggttgaaaTGGGCCAATAGGGCGAGTGCATCCCCAACCATGGTGCCTAAGGCATCATCAGTAGATACAAATAAGAGAAAACAGGACTCAAGGTAAAAGCATTATAGTGTTTACTGGTGACATGCAACACGCATGCAAGCATACAATACATGAGTTAAACAGGCAATTTGGCATCATCTTGATGTTTTTGCCAGGCATCAAAAAGGCTGGGACAGGTGAAGCTATAGAACAATAGATTAAGTAAAAACTGATGCAGCAATATTAAATATTCTGCTTGTAATCTTTAAATTTAATCTGTGAATATCTTTACTAGAGCTTGATCAACTTAGCTAAGTAGACATCCATTGACCAACTGGTCAAAGTAACAAAGTCAAGCTACTCAAATTTGGATTGATGAGCACtctgaagaaagaatgtaATAGAATCCATCTCCAAAAGCAATGTAGGTTATATTACCAACTTTTGAATCCTTCTTACCTGGGTTAATTCCAGCAAAGATGCCATACCAAAGCTCATCTGTGATAAATGAGGTAGCTCTCTCCACTGCCCCAAGATATACCCCAGGTCCAAGTGAAGGAGGTAGGGGATGAAACATCTTCTGATTTGGGTAATCTAAGTCAACTGCAACATGCCGATTTGTGAGAAAACCAACTTGCCGATTGCCAGTTTGGCTCCTTACTATAGCACCCAATGTTCCATATGTCTCCTGGCTTGCCACCTTGAATACaagcaaaaagaaacagaGTACTTACCAGCATTCAGATTTAAAAGAATACCAGAATAAGATGGAATAACAGTGATGCAGTACACAGTAATAGAATAAGATATGGATTTACTTAAGATACTAACACTAGTGTACCAGATTTTAGAAGTGTGACACTTCAATAAATCTAGCTTAACAGGAGAAGGCTAATTAACATTTGACTGTTCTAAGCTCAAGCTACTGGCTCTCGACTTAACCCAATATGCCATTGAATTTGGTTTACTGATTCAATACTATGACAAATGACATGGTACATGAGATAGAAGAATAAGAAACCTCAATCAAGGCTGGATTTATAAATAActagttcaaattttttgattAACTATTGTCGTATATTAGAAATTCCACAAAAGATGATGGCCATGCTTTGTTAAAAAAGGTTAAAACTagtgcatttccaatttcccATCCCTATATTAGTTCATAGGAAGAAGGTAAGCTTGGAAGGTAACCTAATCATACCTGAGAACCTGAGCCAATGCATGGATCACCTCCACGCAAATCATCTACAATTTCTGTGTACAATTGTTCTTTGGGAGCTGGCTCAGGTGCACCAAAATATGAGAATTCTACAACATCCACATCACACCATACACCTCCAGGACCCTGCTTAAGTTAAAAagagtattttaaaaaacaaataaaatcatatgGAACAGGTGTTGATAATCCCAAAAAAGTAATTGTTGAATAATTAAATGAATAACTAAATTGtaattaacatttttttcttgacCTCTAAGGCAGTGGGTAAACACTGTATCGGGCTGAGCCATTGCTTGTGAACCTTTCTGGCAACAAAGACAAGAATAGCTGGTATGTCAGTTAACACACCCCGTCGAATACGAAACCCAATTGCTGTTCCAAGACTGTAACACCGCAAAATCTTGCTATGAAATGCCCTTATAGTCATCAGTTCAAGCAATGTAGTCGCTTGCTGCCCTTTTGGCAATTGACCAAGAGTTTCAGGCAGGACCCCTTTCTGTAGATTAGTGAAATAGTTTGCCCTCTCTTCAGCAGCATCATTCAATCGGCTTGAGGTAGGCCATGAAAAGTAAGCAGCACTGGTCTCACAATGCTGTCCAGCTGATGCATAAGGTTGAAGTGTTGGTGGACTTAAGGAAGGCAAATTAGAATGACTGTAACAGTTTCTTTCAAGATCTAAAACTGACTCCTCTGATGGTGTTGAACCGGAACAACGCATCCTCATATTAAATCTGGTCCGCTCCATCTTTCCAGTTAGCCTAACACGATAACATAATGAAAAATCTTAAGAGGAGAATTATAAGGTAATAATATTATAACTTATAAGCAGGGAAAAAAGGGAGAGTTTAGGCTGCAAACACATGTTAAACTTGTAGTCAGAAATGAAGTGAGACAGTACAAGTCCAGAAGAAATGATGGGAA of Prunus dulcis chromosome 4, ALMONDv2, whole genome shotgun sequence contains these proteins:
- the LOC117626131 gene encoding protein NARROW LEAF 1 codes for the protein MERTRFNMRMRCSGSTPSEESVLDLERNCYSHSNLPSLSPPTLQPYASAGQHCETSAAYFSWPTSSRLNDAAEERANYFTNLQKGVLPETLGQLPKGQQATTLLELMTIRAFHSKILRCYSLGTAIGFRIRRGVLTDIPAILVFVARKVHKQWLSPIQCLPTALEGPGGVWCDVDVVEFSYFGAPEPAPKEQLYTEIVDDLRGGDPCIGSGSQVASQETYGTLGAIVRSQTGNRQVGFLTNRHVAVDLDYPNQKMFHPLPPSLGPGVYLGAVERATSFITDELWYGIFAGINPETFVRADGAFIPFADDFDMCTVITSVKGVGEIGNVKIIDLQSPISTLIGKQVMKVGRSSGLTTGTVLAYALEYNDEKGICFLTDFLVVGENQQTFDLEGDSGSLIILKGENGEKPQPIGIIWGGTANRGRLKLKIGQPPENWTSGVDLGRLLKLLELDLITTDEGVKVAVQEQRTASATAIGSTVGDSSPPDGMLPKERPEEKFESLGLQIQHIPLEAEPSSSLSLVETEFHLEDGIKAVPSVEHQFIPSFLGGSPLHKKNQMGRTVSENLSSLRNGCDEDICFSLQLGDNEAKRRRSGASTSAEEPK